ATGCCGAGCTCCGAACGTGCGGCCCCCGCTCGACACAGCAGAGTGCGCGGCAGCGCCCGATACAGCAAAGCGCGAGGCCCTAGACCCAGGAGCCCGCCCGCTTGGTCGCGCTGTCAGCTCGGGTGGAGCCGCTCGCCCATGGGCACGGCGTCGCTGCTGCAGCACCCCGGAAGCGATGCCCTCATGACTTCGGCCAAGCGCCTCCCGGCTGCGCACCAACGCCCGCCGCTGGGTCTGCAGCGAGGTCAACCCGGCGAGGTCCGCTTGCACCACCCGCCTGAGGCGCTCGAGCCTGGACGTGTGTCCCAGCATGGCCGCGACGCCCCCGGCCATCGGCAGCATCCCGGCCCGATCCAGGCGCGACAGCGTGCGGGCGTTGCTCCGGAGCCGCCGTTCGCCCACAGCGATGCTGGTCTCGACCGTGTCGAGCTCGTCCTCGAGCTCGTCGAGCCGATCAGCGATAGCGTGCAGCTGACCGTTCCAGGGCGCGTCGAGTGACGCCAGGGCCTGCCCCTGCGCGACCTTGCCACCCCAGAAGGCCATCAGCCCGGCGGCCACGACCTGCAGGCTCACGCGACTCCGAAGGCGCCGGGTCAAACCACTCCTGCCGGATCGGCTTCGAGCCGGCCGGCCGGCAGCGCACAGCGCCGGGCGAATGCTCCCCCCGCTGGAAGGCACAACCTCGCCGGGCGGGATGGAAAGGCCGGGCGGGATGGAAAGGCAAGAGATAATCATCAGACCGCCAAGTACTGCCGCAGCGCCAAAACGCTCCCCAGCGTACCTGCGATGAGACCCCCAAGCACGAGCCCGACAAGCACCCGGAGGTCGACGAAAGCCAGCTGGATACCAACCAGCGGGCCCATGATCGCGTCGATGGCATCGTGGAACACGAGATAGCCGCCGAGCAGCGCAAGAATGGCGAGCACTGCCGCCGCCGCGCCCTGCATCGCACCTTCCATCACGAAGGGCTGGCGTACAAACCTGTCGCTGGCACCACAAAGCTTGAGCACCTCGATCTCCTGACGACGACTGGAGACTGCGAGGCGTATCGTATTGCTTACAACCGCCAGCACGCACAGGGCGACCACCAGCGCCACGATCCCGGACACCGTGCGCCCCGCCTGCAACAGCGACGTCAGCTTCCCGAACCAACCGTCGTAGGTCTCGATCTCGTCAACCATCGCGAGATCGCCCACGCGCTCGACCAACTGAGCGGCGCGGGCGGCCGCGTGCTCGCCGTTCAGGCGCAGCTCGAGAAAAGCGGGGAACGCTGCAGGCGATATACCCGAAAGCGCCTCGCCGAAGCCAAACTGCCGGCCGAACTCTTCGCGCGCCTCACGCGTACCTACCTGCCGCACCTCTCGCACCTCGGGCAGCGCCTCGAGTGAGGCCCGCAGCTGGGCCACACCCTGCTCGCTCGCGTCCGGCTTGAGGTAGAAGACGATGTGTCGTTGCTGGCCAAAGTGCTCCGCGACTCGGGTCAGATTGCCCATGGCAAGCAGCGTTCCGCCGAGACACAGAAACGCTACTGCGAGACTGGAGACTGCGGCGAAATGGAGTCTCAGATCCTGCCTGAAGCCCCTGCTAGCTCGCAACAATGCCGTCTTGAATCCCATCGCTCACCTGTGGCTGCGCTACGCGCCGAGCTCCTGCTGCTGGGTCGCGATACCGGAATGGGCCGTCACACCAGGTGGCGGCTTCGGATCGTGCTCGATCTCTACGTCCACTTGCTCATCCAGAGGCCGCTCGACCTCCAAACCGGACTGCTGTGCTGCCGACGCCGAGCGCAGCCCGAAACGCGCTTCGATAACGCGACCCTGGTCCAGGACCATCGTGCGGTGCGGTGACGCTTGCATGAGCGAATGATCGTGCGTCGCGAAAATGACGGTCGCGCCCGCTTGGTTGATTTCTTCCAGCAGAGTCAAGATGTCGATCGCGAGCTGCGGGTCCAGGTTGCCGGTAGGCTCGTCCGCCAGGATCAGGGCGGGCTCCGTGACGATCGCTCTCGCCACCGCGACCCGTTGCTGCTCGCCTCCCGACAGGTTCGCCGTGGGCTCGTCGCCTCGGCCCGCCAGCCCGACACGCTCCAGGGCCTCGCTAACGCGCGCGCGAACGATGCGAGGGGGCATCGAGATGATTTCGAGGCAGATGGCCACGTTCTCGAACACGCTCCAGTGAGGAATCACCTTGAAGTCTTGGAAGACAACGCCCAAGTTGCGCCGCAAGAAGGGCACCGACCGCTCGCACAGACGCGATATGTCGCGGGAACAGAAGAGGATTCGGCCGGCATCGACCATCTGGCCCCGATATATCAGCTGCAGCAACGTGCTTTTGCCGGCGCCGCTCGGGCCGGTGACGAACACGAACTCCCCGCGTTCGACGCGCAGGTTCACACCCCGAAGCGTCGGGATATCCCGCCGATGGTACTTGTAGACGTCCTCCATCACGAGCACGGCCCTTCCGCCGCCACTTCCGCCGCCTCCGCCGCGAAAGAAACCAAAGGGTCTGCGTACAACCGCGCTGTCGTTGAGATTGCTGGGGCCGGCCATGTCCCCTCGTTATCAGGTCGGCGAAACCAGGGCAAAAAATCCGCGCCCGAACCCCTTGCTAGCGTGCGCCCCGCTTGAGCTCTTGCAGCACCAGCTTCGCCACCGCCTTGAGTGTGTCGAAAACCCCGGGCCCCTCACTCGCGATCGATTCGAACTCGGGCACACCGCTTGGGTTGAGCACACTGCGCAGCTCTTCAACCGGCGCGATACCCGGCATGTCTCGCTTGTTGTACTGCACCACGTAGGGCACCTTGTCGAGCGAGTAACCCTGCTCGGCTAGGTTGGTGCGCAGATTGTCGAGCGACTCCATATTGGCCTCCATACGGGCGATCTGCGAGTCCGCCACGAACACGACCCCATCGACTCCCTTCAGAATCAGTTTGCGGCTCGCGTCGTAGAAGACTTGACCTGGCACCGTATAGAGGTGAAACCTGGTCTTGAAACCTCGAATTTCACCGAGTGCGAGCGGCAAGAAGTCGAAAAACAATGTGCGCTCGGTCTCGGTCGCAAGCGAGATCATCTTGCCCTTTGCTTCAGGACTGGTCTTGGCGTAGATGTGCTGCAGGTTGGTCGTCTTACCGCAAAGACCAGGTCCGTAGTAGACGATCTTGCAATTGATCTCACGCGACAAATAGTTGATGAAAGACATGGGGAGCCAGCGCCTCCGAAGGGGAACGTAACGGTCGTCTCCGGTTACCCGCTAGAGCGCCGATCGGTTTGAATACCTCGAGAAATCCAAGCATTTCGTTCTAGACCCGAGCGCCCCGGCAGCCCCAGGACCAGGCGTAGCAGCGCTACACCGCAGCGGCGAGGCAGGAGATAGGCCGGGGCTGGGGGGAAAGGCACAGGATTGCATAGAACTCAAACCGGTGGGCGCTCTAATCGTTGAACAGGTTATCGATGTCGTCGTCTGTGATCTCAGCGAACGGTGCCTGGCCGGGTTCCTGGACCTTCTGCATCAGCTCATCGAAGATTCTATTGAGCAGCTCGCTTGCCTTCTTGACTCTCAACCGGACCAATCCGAGGCTGGTCTTGTTATCAAAGATAACGACCAAAATCACCCTATTGCCCACGAGTTGGATGTGGATATTGGCGTTCTCCCCCTCGTGGAATTGAGTTGTGAACTCATTCTCACGCAGCAGCTTCGCCATGCCGCCGGTCGCCGCGATGTTGCCAGCGGTCAGCGACGCCAAGGAAGTGGTGTCCACGTGCTCGGTTTCGCCTGCAGCTGCGATCAGCTGACCGTTCTTGTCGATGGTGAATACGACGCGCGCGTTCGATGCCCTGAGCAAGTCTT
This genomic stretch from Pseudomonadota bacterium harbors:
- a CDS encoding permease-like cell division protein FtsX, producing the protein MGFKTALLRASRGFRQDLRLHFAAVSSLAVAFLCLGGTLLAMGNLTRVAEHFGQQRHIVFYLKPDASEQGVAQLRASLEALPEVREVRQVGTREAREEFGRQFGFGEALSGISPAAFPAFLELRLNGEHAAARAAQLVERVGDLAMVDEIETYDGWFGKLTSLLQAGRTVSGIVALVVALCVLAVVSNTIRLAVSSRRQEIEVLKLCGASDRFVRQPFVMEGAMQGAAAAVLAILALLGGYLVFHDAIDAIMGPLVGIQLAFVDLRVLVGLVLGGLIAGTLGSVLALRQYLAV
- a CDS encoding ADP-ribosylation factor-like protein, which gives rise to MSFINYLSREINCKIVYYGPGLCGKTTNLQHIYAKTSPEAKGKMISLATETERTLFFDFLPLALGEIRGFKTRFHLYTVPGQVFYDASRKLILKGVDGVVFVADSQIARMEANMESLDNLRTNLAEQGYSLDKVPYVVQYNKRDMPGIAPVEELRSVLNPSGVPEFESIASEGPGVFDTLKAVAKLVLQELKRGAR
- a CDS encoding ATP-binding cassette domain-containing protein — translated: MAGPSNLNDSAVVRRPFGFFRGGGGGSGGGRAVLVMEDVYKYHRRDIPTLRGVNLRVERGEFVFVTGPSGAGKSTLLQLIYRGQMVDAGRILFCSRDISRLCERSVPFLRRNLGVVFQDFKVIPHWSVFENVAICLEIISMPPRIVRARVSEALERVGLAGRGDEPTANLSGGEQQRVAVARAIVTEPALILADEPTGNLDPQLAIDILTLLEEINQAGATVIFATHDHSLMQASPHRTMVLDQGRVIEARFGLRSASAAQQSGLEVERPLDEQVDVEIEHDPKPPPGVTAHSGIATQQQELGA
- a CDS encoding M23 family metallopeptidase gives rise to the protein MSLQVVAAGLMAFWGGKVAQGQALASLDAPWNGQLHAIADRLDELEDELDTVETSIAVGERRLRSNARTLSRLDRAGMLPMAGGVAAMLGHTSRLERLRRVVQADLAGLTSLQTQRRALVRSREALGRSHEGIASGVLQQRRRAHGRAAPPELTARPSGRAPGSRASRFAVSGAAAHSAVSSGGRTFGARHRHPLFGMLAMPVKTPARIRDASRPDSEGPGLEFLAPGGADVLAAASGSVAFSDVYAGYGRLIILDHGEGLYTVYGGLRHVGVEVGDEVGARARLGSVGRKGQAAVLFFAVRQGAAALPPRGWLEPEASVSGWLTKD
- a CDS encoding roadblock/LC7 domain-containing protein; amino-acid sequence: MGTPQMVMYEQEFHQIQAIVEDLLRASNARVVFTIDKNGQLIAAAGETEHVDTTSLASLTAGNIAATGGMAKLLRENEFTTQFHEGENANIHIQLVGNRVILVVIFDNKTSLGLVRLRVKKASELLNRIFDELMQKVQEPGQAPFAEITDDDIDNLFND